The following is a genomic window from Actinomycetota bacterium.
CAACCACCTGGGCAAGGCGGAAGGCCAGCGCCGGACCACGGAACTGCTGGGGCGCTTCGACCTGGCCGACGCCGCCCGCAAGCCGGTCGCCGCCTACTCGGGCGGCATGCGCCGGCGGCTGGACCTGGCGATGACGCTGATCGGCGACCCGGGGATCATCTTCCTCGACGAGCCGACCACTGGCCTGGACCCCCGGAGCCGGCGCACGATGTGGGCGATCATCCGGGAGCTGGTGGCCGGGGGCATCACCATCCTGCTGACCACCCAGGACCTCGACGAGGCCGACGAGCTGGCCGACCGGATCGCCTTCCTGGACCGCGGCCACCTGGTGGCCGAGGGGACCCCGGCCGAGCTGAAGGCCCGCATCCCAGGCGGCCACGCCCAGCTGGAGTTCCGCACCAAGGCCCAGCTTGCCGCCGCCGCCGATGCTTTGGGCGAGGGGTCCCGGGACGACGAGGCCCTCGTCCTGCGGGTCCCCATCGACCAGAGCCTGGGGGCGCTCACCGCCCTGCACCAGGCCCTGGGCGA
Proteins encoded in this region:
- a CDS encoding ATP-binding cassette domain-containing protein; this encodes MRGHATGPAVKVTGLRKSFKDQVVLDGIDLEIAWGTVFALLGPNGAGKTTTVQILATLLAPDAGDVMVGGFDLARQPEGVRRSIGVTGQFSAVDSIFTGEQNLRLMAELNHLGKAEGQRRTTELLGRFDLADAARKPVAAYSGGMRRRLDLAMTLIGDPGIIFLDEPTTGLDPRSRRTMWAIIRELVAGGITILLTTQDLDEADELADRIAFLDRGHLVAEGTPAELKARIPGGHAQLEFRTKAQLAAAADALGEGSRDDEALVLRVPIDQSLGALTALHQALGDLAPSVERITVHTPDLDDVFFALTGSTPATAHESEEALA